One genomic window of Thioclava sp. GXIMD4216 includes the following:
- a CDS encoding prepilin peptidase — translation MFAAPPFAAACLFLLAMTPVCLWVAATDLRDMKIRNVAVYTTAGIFVFLGLAVLPPEVWAWRWVNFAVVLAIGFALFAFAGFGAGDVKFVSVAALFVSHEPGQISLAMICLSVGLLAGLGLHQLLKRLPALTRATSGWRSWTAKRTPAGVGLALALWIYLALAVLAAA, via the coding sequence ATGTTTGCCGCGCCCCCGTTTGCAGCAGCCTGCCTTTTCCTGCTGGCGATGACACCGGTCTGCCTCTGGGTGGCCGCCACCGACCTGCGGGACATGAAAATCCGCAATGTCGCGGTCTATACCACGGCGGGGATCTTTGTTTTTCTGGGGCTGGCGGTGCTGCCTCCCGAGGTCTGGGCATGGCGGTGGGTCAATTTTGCCGTGGTCTTGGCCATCGGTTTCGCGCTTTTTGCCTTTGCAGGCTTTGGCGCGGGGGACGTGAAATTCGTGTCGGTCGCCGCGCTCTTTGTCTCGCATGAGCCGGGGCAGATCTCGCTGGCGATGATCTGCCTCTCGGTCGGTTTGCTGGCGGGGCTGGGGTTGCATCAACTGCTCAAACGCCTGCCCGCCTTGACCCGTGCGACCTCCGGCTGGCGCAGCTGGACTGCCAAACGCACCCCCGCTGGCGTCGGGCTGGCGCTGGCCCTCTG
- a CDS encoding tetratricopeptide repeat protein translates to MPATRRLIALACLSAALAGCVPLPFGTSQSPYAPGYADGDGVDGLIVGHRLMAAGEYDLALKAYYRAMAEHGATVDTLSAIGSANLKLGRLGQAEQILRRATEKDAKFVPAWNNLGVVLMEEGKVAEAARTFRIAYGLDNGESDAIRENLMRALAKIDKPVYDSPQEQTFKLVRRGHGEYLLLTKH, encoded by the coding sequence ATGCCCGCCACCCGACGCCTGATTGCCCTTGCCTGTCTGTCTGCCGCGCTCGCGGGCTGCGTGCCGCTGCCCTTCGGCACCTCGCAATCGCCCTATGCACCGGGCTATGCGGATGGCGACGGGGTGGACGGGCTGATCGTCGGGCATCGCCTGATGGCAGCGGGCGAATATGATCTGGCGCTCAAGGCCTATTACCGCGCGATGGCCGAACACGGGGCCACAGTGGACACGCTGTCGGCCATCGGTTCGGCCAATCTCAAACTCGGGCGCTTGGGACAGGCGGAACAGATCCTGCGCCGTGCCACCGAAAAAGACGCGAAATTCGTGCCCGCCTGGAACAATCTGGGCGTCGTGCTGATGGAAGAGGGCAAGGTCGCCGAGGCCGCGCGGACCTTCCGCATCGCCTATGGTCTTGATAATGGCGAATCTGACGCGATCCGAGAAAACCTTATGCGCGCGCTCGCAAAAATCGACAAACCGGTATATGATTCTCCGCAAGAACAGACATTCAAGCTGGTGCGGCGCGGGCATGGTGAATACCTGCTGCTGACCAAGCATTGA
- a CDS encoding type II secretion system F family protein, translating to MGAISTVAIYAVIFIAVLLLVEGIYLLVFGKSISLSRRVNRRIDMLEKGGRREEVLEQLRKEVTQHEKGRNIPFYSLLADKAQKANIAFSPQALMGVMAAMSLVVFAGLSVGLTVDLPTRLLLSVAMGCGAVFLWVSGKAKKRMALAEEQLSDAIELMVRSLRVGHPLSSAIQAVAKEIPDPLGTEFGMIADEAAYGRPVADALRDLAQRLDMQDLRFLAVAVSIQQQSGGNLAEVLDGLSKVIRARFRLFRRVKAITAEPKWSGMFLSGFPLVVLAGILIVSPTYYDKVKDSDMFLPLAIAVFVLLGMNVLFMRIMTNIKV from the coding sequence ATGGGCGCGATTTCCACCGTTGCCATCTATGCGGTGATCTTCATCGCGGTGCTCTTGCTGGTCGAGGGCATCTATCTGCTGGTCTTCGGCAAGTCGATCTCGCTGTCGCGGCGCGTCAACCGCCGCATCGATATGCTGGAAAAGGGCGGTCGCCGCGAAGAAGTGCTGGAACAGCTGCGCAAAGAGGTGACGCAGCACGAGAAGGGGCGCAACATCCCCTTCTATTCGCTGCTGGCCGACAAGGCGCAAAAGGCCAATATCGCCTTCAGCCCGCAGGCGCTGATGGGGGTCATGGCGGCCATGAGCCTTGTGGTCTTTGCGGGCCTCTCGGTCGGGCTGACGGTGGACCTGCCTACACGTCTGCTGCTTTCGGTGGCGATGGGGTGCGGTGCGGTGTTCCTGTGGGTCTCTGGCAAGGCGAAGAAACGCATGGCTCTGGCCGAAGAACAACTTTCGGATGCCATCGAACTGATGGTGCGCAGCCTGCGGGTGGGGCATCCGCTTTCCTCGGCCATCCAAGCCGTGGCCAAAGAAATCCCCGACCCGCTGGGCACCGAATTCGGGATGATCGCGGACGAGGCCGCCTATGGCCGCCCCGTGGCCGATGCCCTGCGCGATCTGGCCCAGCGGCTGGACATGCAGGATCTGCGCTTCCTCGCCGTGGCGGTATCGATCCAGCAGCAATCGGGCGGCAACCTTGCCGAGGTGCTCGACGGGCTGTCCAAAGTGATCCGCGCAAGGTTCCGTCTGTTCCGTCGCGTGAAAGCCATTACCGCCGAGCCGAAATGGTCGGGCATGTTCCTCTCGGGCTTTCCGCTGGTGGTGCTGGCGGGCATCCTGATCGTCTCGCCCACCTATTACGACAAGGTCAAGGATTCCGATATGTTCCTGCCTCTGGCCATTGCCGTCTTCGTCCTGCTGGGCATGAATGTACTGTTCATGCGCATCATGACCAATATCAAAGTCTAA
- a CDS encoding type II secretion system F family protein, producing the protein MSALSQFLTQSLGPLGPMIALLVLAGGLILATLPFLLKRRSDPLDKIAQQRRNSQPVTATRSPAKLREGSGNDALERFAGFLEPQNEKEMSAAKKWLQSAGYRGPNAVRSFHATQASAAIGGLALGALITVYLTLTNTDPLEPAAMIGLIMGPGVVGYFGPKQWVNSRVAARTAELQNGFPDALDMLLVCVEAGQSLNQGIIRVARELATSCPAISEEFGLIAYEIKAGKDKATVMRNFGERSGVSDIQSFATVMIQSQTFGTSIAEALRIYAADMRDKRIMRAEEAANKIPTKMTLGTMAFTVPPLLIILVGPSVYDMINSFSNF; encoded by the coding sequence ATGAGCGCGCTCTCCCAATTCCTGACCCAATCCCTTGGCCCGCTAGGACCGATGATCGCGCTTCTGGTGCTGGCGGGCGGGCTGATCCTTGCCACCCTGCCCTTTCTGCTCAAACGGCGCAGCGATCCGCTGGACAAGATCGCCCAACAGCGGCGCAATTCGCAGCCGGTAACGGCCACAAGAAGCCCCGCAAAACTGCGCGAAGGCAGCGGCAATGACGCGCTGGAACGGTTTGCCGGTTTTCTGGAACCGCAAAACGAAAAGGAAATGTCGGCCGCCAAGAAATGGTTGCAAAGCGCGGGCTATCGCGGCCCGAATGCCGTGCGCAGCTTCCACGCAACCCAAGCCTCGGCGGCGATTGGCGGGCTTGCGCTGGGGGCGCTGATCACGGTCTATCTCACCCTCACCAATACCGACCCGCTGGAACCTGCGGCGATGATCGGCCTGATCATGGGACCGGGCGTTGTGGGATATTTTGGTCCGAAACAATGGGTCAACAGCCGTGTCGCAGCCCGCACCGCCGAATTGCAGAACGGCTTTCCCGATGCGCTGGACATGCTGCTGGTCTGTGTCGAGGCCGGACAGTCGCTCAATCAGGGCATCATCCGCGTGGCCCGCGAACTGGCCACCTCCTGCCCCGCCATTTCCGAGGAATTCGGTCTGATCGCCTACGAGATCAAGGCGGGCAAGGACAAAGCCACCGTGATGCGCAATTTCGGGGAACGCTCGGGCGTGAGCGACATCCAGAGCTTCGCCACCGTCATGATCCAGTCGCAGACATTCGGCACCTCTATCGCCGAAGCCCTGCGCATCTATGCCGCCGATATGCGCGACAAACGGATCATGCGCGCCGAGGAAGCGGCCAACAAGATCCCGACAAAAATGACCTTGGGCACAATGGCGTTCACCGTGCCGCCGCTTCTCATCATCCTTGTTGGGCCTTCGGTCTATGATATGATAAACAGCTTCAGCAACTTCTGA